The Flavobacterium sp. 1 genome contains the following window.
CCGTAACACATTTTGTATCGGCTATGGGGACAACCGGAACTATTGTAGGAACATCAGCTTACCTGAAAGAGAAAAATCCAAATATCCAAATCATTGGAGCGCAGCCTAGCGAAGGGTCACAAATTCCAGGGATTAGAAAATGGCCTCAAGAATATCTTCCTAAAATTTTTGATGCCTCAAAAGTTGATGTAACCATTGATATTAGCGAGAAAGAAGCACGAGAAATGACTAAAAGATTAGCCAAAGAAGAAGGTATATTTGCCGGAATGAGCAGTGGAGGATCTGTGGCTGTGGCAGTAAAAATTGCTAACGAACTCGAATCGGGTGTCGTGGTTGCAATTATCTGCGATCGTGGTGACCGTTATTTGTCTTCGGATTTATTTGATTAATAAAAGATGTTAAAATTCTGAGATACTAAGTTTCTAAGATTTTGAAAACTTTAAAAAACTTTGCATCTTAGAGTCTTAGAAACTCAGAAACTTAAAAAATAAAAAAAATGAACTATCGTAAACTCGGAAAAACCAATTTTAATATTTCAGAAATAGCACTTGGGACTTGGCAAGTGGGCGGAAAATGGGGATCTCCCTTTAATGACAAAACCGCAGACGAATTAATCAATACTGCCATTGATAATGGCGTAAATTTTATTGACACTGCTGATGTCTACGAAAATGGATTGAGCGAAACTGCCGTGGGAAGAGTAGTTCGCTCCCGCAGCGAACGCATTTATGTAGCTACAAAATGTGGCAGACACATCAATCCGCATGTAAATGAAGGCTATCAGCCAAAGGTTTTACAGCAATATGTAGAAGACAGTTTAAAAAGAATGAAATTGGAAACAATCGATCTTATTCAGTTGCATTGTCCTCCAAACCAAGTATTTTACCGTCCGGAAATTTTTGAAATGTTTGACCGATTGAAAGACCAAGGGAAGATTTTGAACTTAGGTGTAAGTGTTGAAAAAGTTGAAGAAGCCTTAAAAGCTATTGAATATTCTAATGTAACTACAATCCAAATTATATTCAATCTTTTCCGTCAGCGTCCATCAGAATTATTCTTCCAAGAAGCGCAAAAAAAAGACATCGGAATTATTGCAAGAGTACCACTGGCCAGTGGGTTATTAACAGGTAAATTTGATGCTAATACTACTTTTGACACACAAGATCATAGAAACTTCAATCGTGATGGAGCTGCTTTTGACAAAGGAGAAACATTCTCTGGTATTAATTATGAATTGGGACTAAAAGCTGTTGAAGCCTTAAAAGCGCTTTTCCCAGAAGCTACAAATCTGGCTCCTATCGCTTTGCAATGGATTTTGAGTTTTAACGAAATTAGCTGTATTATTCCTGGAGCTTCAAAAGAAAGCCACGTTTTATCCAACCTGTCATTGTATGATTCACCAAAACTTTCTCCAGAAAAAATCACAGCCATGAACGCCATTTACGAGCAATACATTAAACCGCAAGTACATCAGCTTTGGTAAAATAAAAACATTAATGTTCAATAAAGCGAATTTAAAAGAGTGGTTTGACCGTTATAAATATTCGGAATTAGCAGCTACAAGCGCCGCTTTACTAGCTTCGCAATTCAGCAGAATTTTTAGCGGATTGACCACGGCTTATTTGATTACGATTGCCGAATATTTTGCTTTTTATAGTGTCATGTTTTTGAGGTCTTATAAAGCATTGTCAGCTGAGGAAAAACAGAAGAACCAAGCCATTACTTTTGGAATAATTGCAGTCTTAATTCGGAATTTAGTTATCGAATTTGGTTATCCCACAGTTTTGGATTTCTTTTTTATCCGTCCGTTTTGCATGTATTGGATGCCAATAGTAACAGGGAATTACTTCGTTGGGATTATTTTAGGAAAAATTACTGCCGATTGCTTTTTTTATTTTTTCTCTATTGTTAATTACGAATGGATTAAAAAGAAAGAATAATTTTTACTAAAATAAATTGAAAAAAATACAAAAGGTTCGGTGAATATTAAACCGAACCTTTTTGTATTTTTTCTCTGCATTATTAGGTCAGAGTAGCTGTTGTTGTGATCTCGGTATTGAATAATTTTGAAATCGGACAGTTTTTTTCGGCTTTAGTAACTAATTCCTGAAAAACCTCATTTGTAATTCCTTCAATTTTAGCATTGACCGTTAAATGAGAACTATTAATTGTGCCTTCTAATAAACTGATATCACATTTTGTTTCTATACTTTCAATTACAGCACTTGTTTCGCTAATAAAAGCCGTAAGCTGCATGGTAAAACATCCAGCATGCGCTGCAGCGGCAAGTTCTTCAGGATTGGTACCTACACCCTCATCAAATCGGGATTTGAATGAATATTGCGTATTTTCTAATGTCTTGCTTTGTGTTGTTAATTTTCCAGCTCCTTCTTTCAGGGAACCATTCCAAACTGCAGTTGCATTTCTTTTCATAGTAATAGTATTTATTGATTTTAATCAAATTTAAGTTTTTTAGTAAAAAAAAATGTAAGAAACCAATTTATTTAACTAAAATATAATACATCTTTAAAACATTTTAAGAATATTTTAAAAATAAATTGTACATTGTAACACAGTCGTTTACAAAATAAAAGCGATTTTATTTTTATAATAAAATAATATGATCGTTAAAAAAAGCTGATTATTACAATCTCTAATTCAAACTGTAACAATTATTCAACAATTTCTGCTCCAAAAATTTTGCGCACCAGTTTCATTCACATTTTTGTACTTTGAAAGAAAACTATTATTAGATAAATTTAAAAATAAGCAACTAAAATTTAAAAAATAAAGCGGTCTTTTATCAAAAAATCCTCTAATTAATAAAACTACGTATGAGAAAAAAATATCTGCTTACGATGATCTTTGGCATCATTTTGATGAGCTGCAGTTCTAATGATGATGAACCAAATCCAGAAACTGCTGAACCTTTTTCTAGAGCAAATCAATTGCAATTTTATTTTAGCAATCCAACAAATGCCGATTTACTAGACTTAAACAATAATATAGTTTTACCTATTGCTTATGAAGAAATATATACTCCTACAACTCTTCCTCCTAAAAATGATAATGATCCAAAGAAATACTTTTATAATGGAGGGAGTATAGAATATGATTCGGCTCTACAAAAATACTACTGGAATACTGTCATAACTGGCAAAAAGGGAATTAAACAAAATAAAATTTTTGTGAGAATTTCAGAGACTGATACAGATACTCTAGACGTAAAATTTAAATTTACAAAAGATGCTATTGGAACATCTGATGGTTTTTATGCTTATATGGAGAAGCTCTATTATAATGGCACCTTAATACATGAAGAAAATTCAAATAAAAAGTCATTAATAGATTCTGTCAAGAGAGTTTTCATTCAAAAGAACGGTAAAAAAACGGTAATATCTTTTATGAATTAACTGAATCGGATTACTTTATATTAACAAATCCCTGCCCCCGATTACTTCAATCGGAGTTCAGTGAACTTCGTTTAAAGCGAAAAACCCGGAGTTATGGAAGCAAATGAAACTTGCCAGTAAAGAGCGACCAGCGGAAGCTCCTTTACAGGTTTTGTGGAATTGTTTCCATAACGAGGATTTGCAGCGGAAAGCGGGATTTGGCCCTAACTACACTATTGCTTTTATACTTTAATTCTAAATATTTCGTTTCAATAAAAAACCCATCAGATTATGAAAAAAGCAATTATAATAATTTGTATCCTAGTATTATACAGCTGTAAAACTAAAAACATAAATGGTAAATTAATTGGACGAAGTGTTGCTGTTACAGAAATGAATGCTGAAGAAGCAAGTCAGAAAAACAAAGCTTACGAACTGGGAAAAAGAATTTTGATGACCTGTAATACCTCTGAATTCAAACCTTTTACGAAAAGTGAAGCTACAGACAAAGTTATTGCCAACTCCAGTGTAAAAAAAGTCAAAGAAATTGGAGCAAAATATAGTCTGAAGTATGGTGCATTCAAAGATCTTGAATTTGTGGAAATGGTTCCAAACAAGACAGACAATACTACCGTTTTCAGATTCAAAGCGCTTTTTAATTATGCCAAAGCCAATAAAGAACTTCGGGTGACGATGAACTCAGAAAATAAAGCTTCGGCGATTACCACCAAAGACTGGAAAGATGAATTTGAGTGATTTTTCAGTTTATAGGCTTTAAAATGAGTAAAAAAATTCACAAGCGCAGTTTGAAATATAAATTTATTTCCGAAAACTGAAAACTGCGACTGAAAACTTGACTTTATTTTTAAAAAAATTAAAATTAAAAACTATAAATAAATCCAAAGCCTTATTTTTGCGCTATGGCAAAGAAAAATACAGACAAAGTTGTCTTTCATCAAATAAAAGTCCTTGATGCAGGTGCAAAAGGCGTTTCGGTGGCAAAAGCTCCCGATGGAAAAGTGGTTTTTATCCCCAATGTAGTTCCCGGAGATGTAGTGGATGTACAGACTTTCAAGAAGCGTAAAGCTTACTATGAAGGTAAAGCAGTTCATTTTCATGAATTATCTGAGCATCGCGTAGAGCCAATCTGTGAGCACTTTGGTGTTTGCGGTGGATGCAAATGGCAAAATATGAATTATGGCCAACAGCTCTTCTTTAAACAAAATGAGGTGAAAAATCATTTGCAGCGCATTGGCAAAATTGAACTTCCTGAATTTGAATCAATTTTGGGTTCTGAAAAACAGTTTTTTTATAGAAATAAAATGGAATTTTCGTTTTCGAACAGCCGTTGGTTAACTGAAACTGAAATAGGAAGCGAAGAAGATTTAGGAAACAGAAATGCACTTGGTTTCCATATTCCAAAAATGTGGGACAAAATCCTAGACATCAACAAGTGCCATTTACAGGAAGATCCTTCGAATGCCATCCGTAATGAAGTCCGCGCTTTTGCCAATGAACATGGTTTGACATTCTTTAATCCAAGAGCACACGAAGGTTTGCTAAGAACTTTGATGCTGAGAACGTCTTCAACTGGTGAAATTATGGTTTTGATTCAGTTTTTTGAAAACGATAAAAAAAATCGAGAATTGATTCTGGATCACCTTTACGAGAAATTTCTTCAAATTACTTCTTTGCAATATGTCGTTAACAATAAAGCAAACGACACTTTATATGATACTGACATAAGATTATATAAAGGGAGAGACTATATTCTTGAAGAAATGGAAGGCTTAAAATTTAGCATTAACGCTAAATCTTTTTACCAGACCAATTCGGATCAGGCTTATGAATTATACAAAATAACCAGAGACTTTGCTGGACTTACCGGTAATGAAATCGTTTATGATTTATACACAGGAACAGGAACAATTGCTCAATTTGTGTCTAAAAAAGCGAAAAAAGTAATTGGTGTAGAAAGTGTTCCAGATGCTATAAAAGATGCAAAAGCTAATGCGGAACGCAATAACATTGATAACTGCGAATTTTTTGTTGGAGATATGAAAGTGGTTTTTAATGATGCTTTTATTGCACAGCACGGACACCCAGACGTCATTATCACTGACCCTCCCCGTGACGGAATGCACAAAGATGTTGTAGAGCAAATCATGAAAATAGGACCTCAAAAAGTGGTTTATGTGAGCTGTAACTCGGCTACACAAGCTAGAGATTTAGCTTTAATGGACGAAAAATACAAGGTAACCAGAGTACGTCCGGTGGATATGTTTCCGCAAACGCATCATGTTGAAAATGTTGTACTTTTAGAAAGACGATAAGCCCTTACTACATGAAAAAAATACTTGCTTTTTTGATGATTCTTGGTTTCGCATCTTCCAGTTGTGAACCAGATGATATTTGCGATCCAACTACTCCCACTACACCACGAATGTTAATTCAGTTTTTTGATTTTAACAATGCTAATGTAGCGAAAAGTGTCACTAGTTTAAAAGTAATTGGTGATGGCATGAATGAGGGCGTTGTATTGTCTCCATCAGCAACAGGCAATTTAAAATACGTAACAAACGAAAACAGTATACTACTTCCGTTGAATACCGAAGCTGATCTTGTGAAATACACATTTATCATCAATTACGACAACAAAAATCCGTTGCTTGTAAATAAAGATAATTTGGAGTTTAAATATACTCGACAAAATATATATGTTTCAAGAGCTTGTGGGTTTAAAACCATTTTCGATTTGGACGAACAAAATCCTTTCACATTAACAGATGCAGCGCCTGCAGATCAAATGTGGATTAAATATGTGATAGTAAAGAAAAAAAACATACAATTCGAAAATGAAACAATCATTCAAATATATTTTTAGTTTTTTCTTTTTGCTGTCATTGTTATTTGTTCAGGCACAAGAAAAAAAAACTGCCATAACAGATCGTGCTCCAAAAGTAATTGTTAAGGGAGCAAATGGAACAACAACAGAAAAGGCTCCAGAAAAAAAACTACAGGCGCAAACCGATACTATAAAACCAAAAACAGACCGATATGGTTTGATTCTTGGTGTCGATATATTTAAAGTGGCTAGATCTTTTTATGATTCCAATTATAAAGGGATAGCTTTTGTTGGCAACTACCGATTAACAAAAAAATATTACGCATATGGCGAGGTAGGCACTGAAGACGTTACTGTGGACGATCCCTTGTTGAACACTACAACGACTGGAGCTTATCTCAAGGTGGGATTCAATTACAATACTTATACTAATTGGCTGGATATGGAAAACCTAATCACTATAGGTGTCCGATACGGATTTAGTACTTTTAATGAAAAATTAAATACCTACTCTATCTATAATCCGCATCCTTATTATGGACAGACATCTGGAATTGAATCAGGAAAATCGTATGATGGCTTAACTGCCAGCTGGCTGGAAGTTTCACCAGGCATCAATGTTAAAGTTTTTAATAATGTATACATTGGATTTTCTTTCCAATTGAAAGTTTTGGTTACCAATACTGAGCCAAAAGGCTTTGAAAGTCTTTATATTCCAGGATTTAACAGAACATATGACGGTAATTTTGGAGCCGGTTTTAATTATACCGTTTCATATTTCATTCCAATTTACAAGAAAAAAGTAATCCCTGTAAAACCAGCACCTAAGAAATAGCCCTAAGAGTATGTTTTGGAATATTAAATAATTTGTAAAAAAGAAGAATCGGTTTATCTTGTAATTGCGAAAAAACACAGATAAATGAAAACCCACTTTAGTGAATTAACCGATTCTCAATGGCAATTTATAGCTAAAATAATTAACGACCAAAGGAAACGAAAACATAATTTACAAGTTATTGTAAATGCCTTTTTTTGGATAAATACCACAGGTTGTCAGTGGCGTAATTTAGATAGTAAATATCCACCTTGGCAAACTGTATTTTATCATTTTACGCAATTTAAACTACGTGGAATTTGGGAAGAATTACTAGATGCACTAGTAGTTTTTGAGAGAAAACGCCAAGATAGAGAAGCAACGCCTAGTTTGCTAGCAATTGATAGTCAATCTGTTAAAACTGTTCAATTCGTGAGCGAAGAAATAGGAATTGATGGTGGTAAAAAGATTAATGGCAGAAAGCGGACTATTTTGGTAGACAAGCTAGGATTACCTTTGGCAATCAAGGTTACAGGGGCAAATATTTCGGATAATCAAAGCGGAATTTTAGCTATTGATTTATTAAAAGGTAAAGTATCTAGGTTGAAAAAAATAGCAGCAGACAATGGGTATAAAAACACCTTTTGCCAATATGCAGAAGATACTTATAAATGGGAAGTTGAAATAGCACAAAGACCAGAATCAAGTGCAGGATTTATTCCTGAAAAGAATCGCTGGCAGGTAGAAAGAAGCTTTGGATGGCTCAATTTTAGACGAAGATTGTTCCGAGAAGTCGAAAAAACTATACTTTCAGCCGAAGCAATGTTGCAAATTGCTTTTATATCATTTATTATCAATAAAATATGATTCCAAAACATACTCTAAAATGAAATCCATAAAAAAGAGCAAAATTGAATATATAAATTCAATTTTGCTCTTTTTGTTTTTTAAACTAAATCAATTATCCTATCTCCTTAATCCCTTTTACAAATAACCAAGACATGAATAGTTTTTCACCGTCTTTGGTTTTGGCTGCTTGAAATTTTGGAGCTAAAAAAGTTCCTGCAATAAAGGCTGTCATTGGTATCCAAAAACCAGACAAATTGGTGTATTGTGCTACCAAATAACGAAATGCAATAAACAATATAGCAAAACAGCCTAGATTGTATAAAAATGCTCTTACTTGTAATTTTGACATTTTATTGTATTTTAATATGAATTCCACAAAATTAATTGAAAATCCACAAAATTATCAAAAAAAACTACTTTATATTTTTAATTATAGTTTTATCGCAAAAAATACGCTCAGTACTTAAATATTTAACAAAAATTAACTTAAGTCTTTTTCTTGTTATTTTTTGAGTTAAATTTATACTCCCAAAACGACAAAACACACAAATAACTAATTTACAATATAATACAAATTAGTTTTCCAGATTTACAATTACATTTAAATTCCCTCCTGCAGTAGATTAAAATTAGTAAAAAAACATAATAATAATTTTAAAACACAATATTATGACAATTGATTTTTCTATTACAAGTACTGTAACTCCAAATGGAAGGACAGTTTTTAATGCGCAACGCATTAATTCAGCTGAAGCAAAATTTAATATTGGCGGTAAAACCAGATATGAAGGGAATGTTGGATTATTCAACACCTCTGTCACAGATGGAATAACATACAAACCAGAAGATTATGCTGCAGAATATGGCTTTTGGGCTTATTTTATTTATCCTACAGCTTTGGCAGAAAGTTCAGGTTCTTTCAAATGTTTAAATACTTATGACAGAGCACAATTTACTTTTAGTTTTATGCAATATGCAGCACATGTCCCAAATGGTGATTTTGTGAATTTTTTCAAAAAACTTTTAAAATTGCCCAATGCATCCGAATATTTTCCAAAACTAGTTTTGTCCAATAACAGGATTTTATATAAAACTGCTAATGGATCTCTTTCCCCTTTAGAGGATGACTCAAGTTCACAAGCTTTGATGGATTATCTTAACCCTACACTAAATGATGTAGAAAATCAAGAATTAATATGCGCTTCACGATTTGTTCACTGGGCTACAAATGATGCCAGTCACAGAAAAACTCAAGTGGCAACAGCAATAGATATGTACAAAGAAAACATGAAATCTTATCATAAACGATATGGATTAAATAATGTCCCAGCAAATGTTTGCCAAATGATTTGTGATATTCGACACCAAGGAAGAGCCAAAAGTGATCGTATTGCTCTAGCAATTAACACCAATGGCAATTACGACAAAGCCTTTTCTAACTTGTGTACAATAGGCAATACCAATTATCAAACCAGAATAAATACGGTGCGAAGTACAATAAAAAAACTAACCGATCTAGGGAAGTTCTCTATGAAGTATGATGCTGATAGTGGTGAATTTGTAAAAATTTAAAATTAATAAACCCTCGGTAAGCCGAAAAGAGGATATAGAGTAGGCAACAAAAAATAAAAAAATGAAAATAAAAACAAAAAAGAAACCATCAACAGTTATGTGACAGACCAAGAAAAAGATATTTATCTAACTATTACAATTGGCAATGCGCAAATTGGTGGAAATGTAATTAAGTGGAAAGGTAGTACGGATATTATAGGGAAGGGTGAAATTTCGAACCTAAATTTAGGGAAAGGGATAACCATTAAAGAGAAAATTTTAGAAATAACCACTAATATCCTTGATGTCAATCAATCAAACAATGGGGTCGTTGCAACATACTACTTTCACAATGCTACAGCTCCATCAGTTACATTTGATGAAGCAGTTAATAGTCATGGAGACGTTTTTTCATTAGAACTAGATGTAAATTTTAAATAATAAAAAAGATGAAAAAATTCACTATACTATTAGTGCTGTCTTTAGTTGGTTACACTGCAACATGTCAGACTCAACCACCAAAATTAGATGAACTAAATATTCCGAGTTCTCCAGCTTTTGTTATGCTTGATGAATCTCCAGCAAATATTGAAAAACCAACAAACCCGAAAGCATTTGCTATAAGCTTACTTAATGTTGGAAAAAATGGAGGAGCCATTGAAACTACTCCATATTGGTTAATTAATCATGCTAATTACACTTTTGTTAATGATGTCGAAAATCATTTTCCAATTCTACAAACTTTTGCAATTTCATTAGCATCAGTAAAAAATGCTGATACTACAATAGTATCATTAGGTTTTAGAGTTCAATTATTTCGACAATATTTTAACGAAAAAGCAATTCTTATTTCCAAAAACAAAATAGTAGATCTTTTGTCAGTAAATCCGAAGGATATCGATACTACCGCACTTCAAGTAGAAAAAAACAAATTAGATGCTGATCGTGGACGCACAAAATATAATTTGGAACTCGCTGGTGCTTATTCTGGTCAAGGTACAAATTATGAAAATTTATCAGGAACTAAATTAGGTATTTGGGCAAACTTCAGATATACTCCAATGGTAAATTCATTCCTTGATATAGTTGCCTTAGCTAGATATAGTAAAGTAATTGGTGGTTTAGAAAACCAAATACCTGATTCTTCTTTTTTAGATTTTGGGGGAGGTCTTTCTAGACAAGGTTCAAACTATGATATTCAACTCGAATATATTTACAGGAGAGACACAACAATTGATATCAATTATGATAGATTAGCTTTCATTGTCAATTATCAAATAATTCCAGGCATGGTAGCAGTCGCTTCATTTGGGAAAAATTTCGACGATGAAAATAACATTTTTACAGCATTTGGCATAAAATTCGGAATATCCAACAGAAAAAATAATGAATAAATCTAAATAATATATTTCCAGAAAAAAATCAACTAACAAAAAGGAATCAGCCGAAATCCTGTTAAGGCTAGGTGAAATTAAAACTTCCAAAACCATTACAAGTATACATTTATAACTACAACTATTATGGCAGCTAAAATAGGAATATACATTACAGGACTCGGACAATCTATAGTTAATGAATCAGTAGAAAAATATACCGAAAGACTTAAAAACGAATTAAGTTTTAAGACAACTGGTTTTGAATATTTTACCAAGACAAAAAAAATATTATATCAGCCGGAAAAAGAAAGTACTGTAGTTAGTATCATTAAAAAAGATAAAAAGACAAACACAGAGGAAACCATTTATAAAATATTTGATTTTCAGTATCATAAAATACTAACAGATAAATTTAATCAATATAATATTCTTTTTAAAACTCTAATTCTTTCTGTATTGGTAATAAAAAAAATACCGCAGATTATACTAAGAATGGTTAATAGTAATGGATTTGACAGGCCTTATCAAACTTTTTATGCATTCTTTATTATTTTAACAATCTCGCTTTGTATTCTTTTTCTAATTCCTACATGTATTTCGCTAATGACAAGTGAAGAGATCATAAAGGCTATTAACCATTCACTTAAAAAAATTCCATTTATGCCCATACAGTATGAATTGGATAATGTTATAATAGAGAAGATACGAGAAAATGGAAAATTTCTACTTTCATTTACAGCATTAATATTACTTCTTCTACCTCAATCCAAAACTATAATTACTTCTTTATCAACTGAATTTGCTTGCGTTGATGGTTATATTAATAATGGGGAACAAAGTCAAATTTTATTAGGAAATCTCGATCTTTTAATAGAACATATTGCTGAAAACGAGCCTAATCCGGAAATTCATTTTCACACTTATAGTTTTGGAAGTATTCTGGCAATAGATGCTCTATTTCCGATAGCTGAAATACCTCCTTCTGATAATATCCAAAACTTAACTAAACTACTCATAACTACAGGAAATCCTTTTGAATTTATTAATGCTTATTATCCATCTTTTTATAATAGAAGATGTGAAATAATGAAAGACTCTCTAAAATGGATAAATATATATTCCGTATCCGATGTTTTTGCAACAAACTATAGATGTGATGATAACCGAGGTGAAGCAGAATTTGGTATCAAAAATGTTTATCTCTTGCCTGAAAACATCAATTATGAAATTACATCCGACAAAGCAATGAATCCCATTACTTTTTTATCGTTAAGTATCGTAAAAATGCACAAATGTTATTGGGATCCAACTACAATAGGACAAAGTTGTATGAAAGTATTACTACCTCCAATGATAAAAAACAAATATATATCTGTGTAATTATCCTTTTTAAGTTTAAAACAATAGCATTATCTTTTTTCAAAAAAATAACCATCCTATGAAACCAATAATTTTTATTCCCGGAATTCAAGCAACCAGTCTTGTCAATAGCAATACCTTTGATTTTAATTATATATGGAACGCCTATGATACTTTAGGCTCATCAATCAGTTCTTCCGTTTTTGGGACATACATTAATGAAAACCTACAGATCAATCCATTATATGATCAAGGAATTGAAACGATAATAGAGCGTAATCATATTGCTAGATTACCTTATGAAAGTGCAATATTAAAATTAAAAACCAAACTTAATTGTACAAAAGCTTATAAAGACACTCCTATTTATTTATTTGGTTACGACTGGCGTATGTCAAATATGGAAAGCGCAAAGCGTTTAAAAGCATATATTGAATATCTCAAACACAAACTGCAAGATAAAAATATTGAAGGATTTAGATTTATCACTCACAGTATGGGTGGTTTAGTACTAACTTGTTATTTAAATCTATTAAAAGACGACTTTTCAAGAATAGATAAAATCGTAATGACTGCACCTCCCTTTTTAGGATCCCCCTATTCTTTAATCCATATGGTCAAAGGTGATGGTGGTTTACGAAGTATCTTAAACTGGGCTATTGGAAGAAATGAGGATATGCGAAAAGTTATTCGAACTTATCCAGGAGTTTATGAATTATTACCTGTATATCCTGACGCATTAAAATATATCGACACTGATGAACCCTTAGATTTGTTAAAGAAAATCTATTGGCAAAAAAACATTTATGATGATATTAAAGATCTTTTTGATTCCAGATTAGCACTTTTAAACGAATTTCGCTCTCCATCTGGATTAAAGAACTTATCAGATTTACCTAAAGCGATAAAAAACAAAATCGTTATTGTAATTGGAGAAGGAGACGAAACATTTACAAAAATAAAAGTTAAGAAAAAAGGAGATACAAATAATATTACCAATCTTATTGATTTAAATTCACTTAACGATGGAAAAGAATCGGGTGACGGAACCGTTCCATTTAAAAGTTCATCAATATATGCTAATGAAATCAAAACATTGGCAGTTAAAAAACAGAATATATTTGATGAAATAAGCAATAATCTAGATTTTCATGGACTGTTTTTAAATGATAGTAGAGTTCGAAATATTATTGAGCGTTATCTAACGGTAGAAGAAACAAACCCTGTAATCAAAAAACTTGAAAATTGGTGGGATACACCAGATGGTAGCGTTAGGAAAGTATAATTTATAAAAAAATCCGATAATTTCTCTTTAATTGAGAAATCATCGGAATATATTTTTATCATTTAAACTACTTATTCACCATCAGGCACTGTCTGAAACTTCGTTCTCTTGCTTCCTTCATACATTTCGTATTTCACCAATCTAGCTTCAATACTCGCATTAAAAA
Protein-coding sequences here:
- a CDS encoding aldo/keto reductase — encoded protein: MNYRKLGKTNFNISEIALGTWQVGGKWGSPFNDKTADELINTAIDNGVNFIDTADVYENGLSETAVGRVVRSRSERIYVATKCGRHINPHVNEGYQPKVLQQYVEDSLKRMKLETIDLIQLHCPPNQVFYRPEIFEMFDRLKDQGKILNLGVSVEKVEEALKAIEYSNVTTIQIIFNLFRQRPSELFFQEAQKKDIGIIARVPLASGLLTGKFDANTTFDTQDHRNFNRDGAAFDKGETFSGINYELGLKAVEALKALFPEATNLAPIALQWILSFNEISCIIPGASKESHVLSNLSLYDSPKLSPEKITAMNAIYEQYIKPQVHQLW
- a CDS encoding OsmC family peroxiredoxin, whose translation is MKRNATAVWNGSLKEGAGKLTTQSKTLENTQYSFKSRFDEGVGTNPEELAAAAHAGCFTMQLTAFISETSAVIESIETKCDISLLEGTINSSHLTVNAKIEGITNEVFQELVTKAEKNCPISKLFNTEITTTATLT
- a CDS encoding DUF6452 family protein — its product is MKKILAFLMILGFASSSCEPDDICDPTTPTTPRMLIQFFDFNNANVAKSVTSLKVIGDGMNEGVVLSPSATGNLKYVTNENSILLPLNTEADLVKYTFIINYDNKNPLLVNKDNLEFKYTRQNIYVSRACGFKTIFDLDEQNPFTLTDAAPADQMWIKYVIVKKKNIQFENETIIQIYF
- a CDS encoding alpha/beta hydrolase; translated protein: MKPIIFIPGIQATSLVNSNTFDFNYIWNAYDTLGSSISSSVFGTYINENLQINPLYDQGIETIIERNHIARLPYESAILKLKTKLNCTKAYKDTPIYLFGYDWRMSNMESAKRLKAYIEYLKHKLQDKNIEGFRFITHSMGGLVLTCYLNLLKDDFSRIDKIVMTAPPFLGSPYSLIHMVKGDGGLRSILNWAIGRNEDMRKVIRTYPGVYELLPVYPDALKYIDTDEPLDLLKKIYWQKNIYDDIKDLFDSRLALLNEFRSPSGLKNLSDLPKAIKNKIVIVIGEGDETFTKIKVKKKGDTNNITNLIDLNSLNDGKESGDGTVPFKSSSIYANEIKTLAVKKQNIFDEISNNLDFHGLFLNDSRVRNIIERYLTVEETNPVIKKLENWWDTPDGSVRKV
- a CDS encoding IS5 family transposase — translated: MKTHFSELTDSQWQFIAKIINDQRKRKHNLQVIVNAFFWINTTGCQWRNLDSKYPPWQTVFYHFTQFKLRGIWEELLDALVVFERKRQDREATPSLLAIDSQSVKTVQFVSEEIGIDGGKKINGRKRTILVDKLGLPLAIKVTGANISDNQSGILAIDLLKGKVSRLKKIAADNGYKNTFCQYAEDTYKWEVEIAQRPESSAGFIPEKNRWQVERSFGWLNFRRRLFREVEKTILSAEAMLQIAFISFIINKI
- a CDS encoding DUF6048 family protein produces the protein MKQSFKYIFSFFFLLSLLFVQAQEKKTAITDRAPKVIVKGANGTTTEKAPEKKLQAQTDTIKPKTDRYGLILGVDIFKVARSFYDSNYKGIAFVGNYRLTKKYYAYGEVGTEDVTVDDPLLNTTTTGAYLKVGFNYNTYTNWLDMENLITIGVRYGFSTFNEKLNTYSIYNPHPYYGQTSGIESGKSYDGLTASWLEVSPGINVKVFNNVYIGFSFQLKVLVTNTEPKGFESLYIPGFNRTYDGNFGAGFNYTVSYFIPIYKKKVIPVKPAPKK
- the rlmD gene encoding 23S rRNA (uracil(1939)-C(5))-methyltransferase RlmD is translated as MAKKNTDKVVFHQIKVLDAGAKGVSVAKAPDGKVVFIPNVVPGDVVDVQTFKKRKAYYEGKAVHFHELSEHRVEPICEHFGVCGGCKWQNMNYGQQLFFKQNEVKNHLQRIGKIELPEFESILGSEKQFFYRNKMEFSFSNSRWLTETEIGSEEDLGNRNALGFHIPKMWDKILDINKCHLQEDPSNAIRNEVRAFANEHGLTFFNPRAHEGLLRTLMLRTSSTGEIMVLIQFFENDKKNRELILDHLYEKFLQITSLQYVVNNKANDTLYDTDIRLYKGRDYILEEMEGLKFSINAKSFYQTNSDQAYELYKITRDFAGLTGNEIVYDLYTGTGTIAQFVSKKAKKVIGVESVPDAIKDAKANAERNNIDNCEFFVGDMKVVFNDAFIAQHGHPDVIITDPPRDGMHKDVVEQIMKIGPQKVVYVSCNSATQARDLALMDEKYKVTRVRPVDMFPQTHHVENVVLLERR